ATACGAATGATTCCGTCTTCGTCGAGATTGCGGAGGGCCTCCTCCCCGAGGTTAGGAATATCCCGGGTAATCTCCTCCGGACCAAGCTTTGTATCCCGCGCCTCAACCTCGTACTCCTCGATGTGAATGGAGGTAAAGATATCCTCCTTAACGAGGCGCTCGCTGATCACTATGGCGTCCTCGAAGTTTTCTCCCTCCCAGGGCATGAAGGCAACAAGGACATTCCGACCAAGAGAAATTTCGCCCATGGAAGTACACGGACCGTCGGCAATGATCTGGTTCTCTTCAACGTAGTCTCCCTTGCGGACAATAGGCTTGTGATTCATGCAGGTACTCTGGTTTGAGCGCTGGAACTTGTCGAGGTAGTACACATCCCTCGTACCGTCTTCGGCTTCGATTTCGATGCGAACCGAATCTGCCCAGACGACCCGGCCAGCTCTCCGGGCAGTAATGGTGGCTCCCGAATCCTGGGCAACCTTGTACTCTATTCCCGTTCCAACGTACGGGGGCTGGGAAACAAGGAGAGGCACAGCCTGTCGCTGCATGTTTGCCCCCATGAGGGCCCGGTTGGCGTCATTGTGCTCCAAGAAGGGAATGAGCGATGCCGAAGCACTCAGAATCTGCTGGGGAGAAACGTCCATAAAGTCCACCCGGTTTCTGGGAACCTCAACGATTTTTCCCCGGAAACGAACCACCACAGAATCAGAGGCTATGGAACCATCCTCCCGGAGCTTTGTGTCCGCAGGAGCAATGTGGTACCGGTCCTCTTCATCTGCCGTCAGGTAGACGATTTCATTGGTCACCTTGCCATCTACAACTCTCCGGTACGGAGTCTCAATGAAGCCGTACTCGTTTACCCGTCCATAGATGCACAGGGAAGTGATGAGACCGATGTTCGGCCCCTCCGGTGTCTCAATAGGACACATACGACCGTAGTGGGTGTAATGCACGTCTCGAACCTCAAAACCTGCTCGCTCTCGGCTCAAGCCCCCCGGACCCAGAGCGCTCAATCGACGTTTGTGGGTGAGCTCAGAAAGGGGGTTCACCTGGTCCATGAACTGCGAGAGAGGACTGCTTCCCAGAAACTCCCGAAGCGCAGCAATGACCGGACGGACATTGATGAGGCTTTGAGGCGTTGGGGATTCGGTATCCGGCTGAATGGTCATACGCTCCCGGATCACCTTCTCCACCCGCAGAAGTCCAGTACGGAACTGGTTCTGCAAGAGTTCGCCTACGAGTCTGGCCCGACGGTTCCCCAAATGGTCGATGTCGTCACTGTACCCGATACCATCGATGAGGTTCAGGAGGTATCGGATACCCCCCACTACATCTTCAGGGGCAAGCGTGCGTCCTTTCTCAACCCTGACCCTGGTAATACCAAGCTCCCGAAGATCCCGGATAACCTCAAAGGTCAAAACAGTCCCCTTGGGGACAAGAACTCGGCCTGTTTCTGGGTCCACAACA
The sequence above is a segment of the Candidatus Caldatribacterium sp. genome. Coding sequences within it:
- the rpoB gene encoding DNA-directed RNA polymerase subunit beta gives rise to the protein MGVGYIKRQSFAKIPPCAELPNFIEVQKKSFEWFLQKDVPPEKRKRQGLQEVFLEIFPIQDFTGKFVLEFLGYRLEEPPLTVREAKEKGRTYAAPLYVRVRLIDQHTNEIKEQDVYMGDLPLMTDKGTFVVNGAERVVVTQLVRSPGIFFSREVTPTGRVEYGFKIIPNRGAWLEFGIDPGDILFVRVDRRRKINACTLVRALGYDSSEEILALFDYHPYIRRTLERDPSTTTKEAIVEIFRRLRPSEPPTEENTRDFIKYLFFNPRHYDLGEVGRYKINNKLKFEERIVRVEELAAAEDIIIDLKEKRCIRNLESLGEHFDSERYRVVLRAGDRISRKIAQEIEQLNEEYPIEYVTVFNSDNLPVKVYIETNDTLEVLSDDLEGRVLSRDVVDPETGRVLVPKGTVLTFEVIRDLRELGITRVRVEKGRTLAPEDVVGGIRYLLNLIDGIGYSDDIDHLGNRRARLVGELLQNQFRTGLLRVEKVIRERMTIQPDTESPTPQSLINVRPVIAALREFLGSSPLSQFMDQVNPLSELTHKRRLSALGPGGLSRERAGFEVRDVHYTHYGRMCPIETPEGPNIGLITSLCIYGRVNEYGFIETPYRRVVDGKVTNEIVYLTADEEDRYHIAPADTKLREDGSIASDSVVVRFRGKIVEVPRNRVDFMDVSPQQILSASASLIPFLEHNDANRALMGANMQRQAVPLLVSQPPYVGTGIEYKVAQDSGATITARRAGRVVWADSVRIEIEAEDGTRDVYYLDKFQRSNQSTCMNHKPIVRKGDYVEENQIIADGPCTSMGEISLGRNVLVAFMPWEGENFEDAIVISERLVKEDIFTSIHIEEYEVEARDTKLGPEEITRDIPNLGEEALRNLDEDGIIR